A window of the Dyadobacter pollutisoli genome harbors these coding sequences:
- a CDS encoding FAD-dependent oxidoreductase, with amino-acid sequence MKLLLTILLSFTFLFSSAQGSYDVVVYGGTPGGVIAAVAAAREGSKVLLIEQTRHVGGMNTSGIGTAESEHMIEETISGLPLEFYSRMSQFYGKPKTEFYFESHVAEKTFNDLLTEAKVKVIYENFVQTVKKDGAKIRTISLTNGEEVSANVFIDATYEGDLMAKAGVSYTYGRESKAQYGESYAGVRFMDEPIDASPYDDSGKLLPGFVEKSTLTEGQADNRVMNYNFRVMMSSNADRVAFPKPEHYDVNRYVLLSRLLKNKPETQFRDIIDMYSWTYPKGKFETNNKQKSVISLGHFGGNVEYPDADYQKRQVIYDDHKNWTLGLLYFLANDPSVPQKLHDEVNQYGFTADEFKDNGNFPYYLYIREGRRMKGALIQTQRDILEDRKKPDAICLGSHWIDSHHVQRVAVSKTQFVNEGRIWHATTEPYEFSYRTITPKATECSNLLVPGCLSVSHVAFCSARVECTWMQLGNSAGIAAAMASKQKKDVQQLNVSELQGRLKEKGVIISIDHQIWNGGKDVHK; translated from the coding sequence ATGAAACTGTTACTGACCATATTACTCTCTTTTACTTTTCTATTTTCCTCTGCGCAAGGCAGTTATGACGTAGTCGTGTACGGCGGGACGCCAGGTGGCGTGATCGCCGCAGTCGCAGCCGCGCGGGAAGGATCCAAAGTATTGCTCATTGAACAGACCAGACACGTTGGCGGCATGAATACCAGCGGAATCGGGACTGCGGAATCGGAACATATGATCGAGGAAACGATCTCGGGGTTGCCGCTGGAATTTTACAGCCGGATGAGCCAGTTTTACGGAAAACCCAAAACTGAATTTTATTTCGAATCGCACGTCGCAGAAAAGACTTTTAATGACCTGCTCACCGAAGCGAAGGTGAAAGTGATCTATGAAAATTTTGTCCAAACAGTAAAAAAAGACGGTGCGAAAATCAGGACCATCAGCCTCACAAATGGCGAGGAAGTAAGTGCGAATGTATTTATTGATGCTACCTATGAGGGTGACCTTATGGCAAAAGCAGGCGTGTCGTACACTTACGGTCGGGAAAGTAAGGCGCAATACGGGGAGTCGTATGCAGGAGTACGTTTTATGGACGAGCCCATCGACGCTTCTCCATATGACGATTCGGGGAAGTTGTTACCGGGGTTTGTTGAAAAAAGCACACTCACCGAAGGCCAGGCCGATAACAGGGTGATGAACTACAATTTCAGGGTCATGATGTCTTCCAATGCCGATCGTGTTGCTTTTCCAAAACCGGAACATTATGATGTGAACCGGTACGTTCTTTTGTCCAGATTATTGAAAAATAAGCCTGAAACCCAATTCCGGGACATCATTGACATGTACTCGTGGACTTATCCCAAAGGAAAGTTTGAGACCAACAATAAGCAAAAATCGGTCATTTCCCTGGGACATTTCGGAGGTAATGTAGAATATCCGGATGCTGATTACCAAAAACGCCAGGTCATTTACGACGACCACAAAAACTGGACGCTGGGACTGTTGTATTTTCTGGCCAATGATCCTTCGGTGCCGCAAAAGCTTCACGATGAAGTAAATCAATATGGTTTTACGGCGGACGAATTCAAGGACAATGGCAATTTTCCCTACTACTTATATATCCGCGAAGGCCGCCGGATGAAGGGGGCATTGATCCAGACTCAAAGGGACATTCTGGAAGACCGTAAAAAACCGGACGCTATCTGTCTCGGATCACATTGGATTGATAGCCATCATGTGCAGCGGGTAGCGGTTTCCAAAACGCAGTTTGTGAATGAAGGCCGCATCTGGCATGCAACTACCGAGCCTTACGAATTCTCCTATCGCACCATCACACCGAAGGCGACCGAATGTAGTAATCTGCTGGTACCGGGCTGTTTATCAGTGTCGCACGTTGCATTTTGCTCCGCCCGTGTGGAATGTACCTGGATGCAGCTCGGTAATAGCGCCGGAATCGCGGCGGCCATGGCGTCGAAGCAAAAGAAGGATGTTCAGCAACTGAATGTGAGTGAGTTGCAAGGACGGTTAAAAGAAAAAGGAGTTATCATTAGCATCGATCATCAGATTTGGAATGGAGGTAAAGATGTTCATAAATAG
- a CDS encoding FAD-dependent oxidoreductase gives MKKLSLVLPLLLLTAFNAAGQHKFDVVIYGGSAGGYAAAIQVARMGKSVALLEPTAHIGGHVVEGLGGTDVDNHKEFRNSPAVSGIALEFYKRVAKAYGRDEAFEKMLRDGEKKPNLWRLESSVAGKVIKAWLAEYKISLFYKTRLSESKNAVLKKDTKITRIKTETGSTFEAKIFIDATIEGDLLAAAGVSTTVGREANATYNETFNGIRATNTHAPFLVKVDPYKIPGDSTSGLIPTIQDEKLGIPGAGDNHLQAYCFRVCLTQKTGNKIAFYTPKNFKRADYEIYLRYLKAGGKLYTPGAELPNGKTDLGAWHDLSHNLYGLNVDYPEGNYATRKRILAEHETFTKGLFYFLANDPEVGRLDSTLQRKWSGWGYAKDEFTDNNGFPRMFYVRDARRMVSDYVITEHHVKRDNPTPVADPVTIAYWPTDLHSVRRIVRDGAAYNEGSVFGGDAHWRPLPISYRALVPKKSECTNLLTPTCPSSSHLAYGAIRIEWTFMALGQAVGTAAVMAIDNQSTVQEVDYEKLRSLLTKHGAITDIKVVGVPEE, from the coding sequence ATGAAAAAGCTGAGTTTGGTCTTGCCTCTTTTATTGCTGACCGCATTCAATGCAGCCGGGCAGCACAAGTTCGATGTGGTGATTTACGGTGGCTCGGCCGGTGGGTACGCGGCGGCTATCCAGGTGGCGAGGATGGGCAAATCGGTGGCGCTACTGGAACCGACAGCTCATATTGGCGGTCATGTGGTGGAAGGCCTGGGTGGTACCGACGTGGATAATCATAAAGAATTCCGCAACAGTCCGGCGGTGAGCGGGATTGCGCTGGAATTTTACAAGCGTGTCGCGAAGGCTTACGGCCGGGACGAAGCTTTTGAAAAAATGCTCCGGGACGGTGAGAAAAAACCGAACCTCTGGCGACTGGAATCCAGCGTGGCGGGAAAAGTGATCAAAGCATGGCTGGCAGAATACAAGATCAGCCTTTTTTACAAAACCCGGCTGAGCGAATCGAAGAATGCGGTTTTAAAAAAAGATACTAAAATCACACGCATCAAAACGGAAACCGGCAGCACATTCGAAGCCAAAATTTTCATTGATGCTACCATTGAGGGCGATTTACTGGCTGCGGCAGGAGTGAGCACGACAGTGGGCAGGGAGGCTAACGCCACTTACAACGAAACGTTTAATGGTATCCGGGCAACCAACACGCATGCGCCGTTTTTGGTAAAAGTAGATCCTTACAAGATCCCGGGGGACAGTACCAGCGGGCTTATCCCTACCATTCAGGATGAGAAACTGGGTATACCCGGCGCGGGTGATAACCATTTGCAGGCCTACTGCTTCCGTGTTTGCCTGACTCAAAAAACCGGCAACAAGATTGCTTTTTATACACCGAAAAACTTCAAAAGAGCGGATTATGAGATTTATCTCCGGTACCTGAAAGCGGGAGGCAAATTATATACCCCCGGCGCAGAGTTACCCAATGGAAAGACCGATCTGGGAGCATGGCATGACCTTTCGCATAACTTGTACGGCTTGAATGTCGACTATCCCGAAGGCAACTATGCAACGCGGAAACGCATACTGGCCGAGCACGAGACATTTACAAAAGGGCTGTTTTATTTTCTGGCCAATGACCCGGAAGTGGGTAGGCTCGACAGTACATTGCAAAGGAAATGGTCGGGTTGGGGCTATGCCAAAGATGAATTCACCGACAACAATGGATTTCCCAGAATGTTTTACGTCCGGGATGCGCGCAGAATGGTGTCGGATTACGTGATCACCGAGCATCATGTAAAGCGGGACAATCCGACGCCCGTGGCCGACCCGGTAACCATTGCCTACTGGCCCACCGACCTGCATAGCGTGAGGCGCATCGTGAGGGATGGAGCGGCATATAATGAGGGATCTGTGTTCGGAGGCGATGCACATTGGCGGCCGTTGCCGATTTCGTACCGCGCTTTGGTGCCCAAAAAGTCGGAATGCACGAACCTGCTCACGCCTACCTGCCCCTCGTCGAGCCATCTTGCTTATGGCGCTATCCGCATTGAATGGACGTTTATGGCGCTGGGCCAGGCCGTCGGCACCGCCGCAGTAATGGCGATTGATAACCAAAGTACCGTCCAGGAAGTTGACTATGAAAAACTGAGATCCCTGCTGACAAAACATGGGGCTATCACTGACATCAAAGTCGTAGGAGTGCCGGAGGAATAA
- a CDS encoding molybdopterin-dependent oxidoreductase, with product MKKDNLITRRSAIITGISSLGALLLNGCSETSPPTYGNILRMGDMLTYHAHRALLPGQSLVKEYSFRDISSFPATGTTNPGDTSHPGFNEDYARFQKDAFSNWDLKVEGRVKKPGTYSIADLQRFPVKKQITRHTCEEGWTAIAEWAGVPLSLVLQNAGILPSARYVNFFAYDGFIDGIDLLDAFHPQTILAYGMNGRNLPIAHGAPLRLRLETQIGYKSMKYLQKIVVTDEFLDQGDYGWAWYTGI from the coding sequence ATGAAAAAGGACAACCTCATCACCCGTCGCAGCGCCATTATCACCGGAATATCGTCACTGGGCGCATTGCTCCTGAACGGATGCTCGGAAACCTCACCACCGACTTACGGGAACATCCTGCGCATGGGCGACATGCTCACGTATCATGCGCACCGCGCGCTGCTGCCCGGCCAGTCGCTTGTGAAAGAGTATTCCTTCCGGGACATATCGTCATTTCCGGCTACCGGCACCACCAATCCTGGTGACACATCCCACCCAGGCTTCAATGAAGATTACGCCCGCTTTCAAAAAGATGCGTTCTCCAACTGGGACCTCAAAGTGGAGGGACGCGTAAAAAAACCGGGAACATATTCCATCGCTGACCTTCAACGGTTTCCAGTCAAAAAACAGATCACCAGACATACCTGCGAGGAAGGCTGGACGGCGATTGCAGAATGGGCCGGCGTGCCGCTGAGTCTCGTACTTCAAAATGCGGGCATACTCCCCAGCGCACGTTACGTCAATTTTTTCGCGTACGATGGCTTTATCGACGGCATAGATTTGCTCGATGCATTCCACCCACAAACTATCCTGGCCTACGGGATGAATGGCCGCAACCTGCCCATTGCACACGGCGCCCCGCTTCGTCTGAGGCTGGAAACACAGATCGGATATAAAAGCATGAAGTATTTACAGAAGATAGTGGTCACCGATGAATTTTTAGATCAGGGAGACTATGGCTGGGCCTGGTACACCGGAATCTGA
- a CDS encoding cytochrome b/b6 domain-containing protein, with the protein MDRTELSPPPKITSGTGHRAWVKSTHWIGTVSFFLLVFSGFVILMAHPRLYWGEVGNDLTPALFELPISKNYQHGGWEKSSPFFNYAGSPVSSSRTFNIFNQNGWGRSLHFLSAWLLVFTGTIYLIFGVFSGHFRRNLFPNGREFSWKVFAADIAAHFRMNVLSVVYGPQYGLLQKLTYLGVLFFLLPVIVLTGLTMSPAVTAAYPFLLKVFFGAQSARTIHFFATTLLVIFLLVHVVMIIRTGFKEHIRAMTFGKISIKKS; encoded by the coding sequence ATGGATCGAACAGAGCTGTCTCCTCCTCCTAAAATTACCAGTGGAACAGGACACCGGGCCTGGGTAAAAAGCACCCACTGGATCGGTACGGTTAGTTTCTTTTTGCTCGTGTTCAGTGGATTTGTGATTCTCATGGCACATCCGCGGCTTTACTGGGGCGAGGTAGGGAATGATCTTACACCTGCTTTATTCGAACTGCCCATCAGCAAAAACTACCAGCACGGTGGTTGGGAAAAGAGCAGCCCGTTCTTTAACTATGCCGGATCGCCAGTAAGTTCCAGCCGTACATTTAATATTTTCAACCAGAATGGCTGGGGCCGGAGCCTTCATTTTCTGTCGGCCTGGCTGCTGGTTTTCACGGGCACTATTTACCTGATCTTTGGGGTTTTCAGCGGTCATTTCCGCCGTAATCTTTTTCCAAATGGCCGTGAATTTTCATGGAAAGTGTTCGCCGCAGACATAGCAGCTCATTTTCGGATGAATGTGTTGTCCGTCGTTTATGGCCCGCAGTACGGCTTGTTACAGAAGCTTACCTATCTCGGCGTGTTGTTTTTTCTGTTGCCAGTGATCGTGTTGACGGGCCTTACCATGTCGCCCGCTGTCACTGCTGCCTACCCTTTCCTGTTGAAAGTATTTTTCGGGGCACAGTCGGCGCGTACGATACATTTCTTTGCTACCACATTACTGGTAATCTTTCTGCTGGTACACGTTGTGATGATCATCCGGACAGGTTTCAAAGAACATATCCGGGCTATGACTTTTGGAAAAATAAGTATCAAAAAGAGCTAA
- a CDS encoding ABC transporter ATP-binding protein, which produces MSEKAKPGAAGQPGIFSLLAPYKGLIILLLLFALLSNGINLWLPKIIADGIDDYTHQRFDLKFTLIEFSIAVVLVFIFGYLQSIIQVYASEKVARDLRTRLSDKISRQSHAFIETANPSKLLTNLTADTDSIKLFVSQAIVSIVSSLFIIIGASILLISINWKLALTVIAIIPIIGGTFFLTLRKVRALFIQSREVIDWLNKIINESILGSALIRVVNSQQLEYAKFLEANTKAKDFGLAILSLFAALIPVITFTANLSGLTILVLGGHFVIDGSMTLGSFAAFNSYLGMLIFPIMIIGFMSNVIAQSTASFQRISAVLNAPDPEEKGKAQDVLRGDIELRNVSVKYGEKPALKEVSMSIHAGSKIAVIGPTAAGKTQLLYLLTGLIAPQEGTVEFDGKPIDYYDSESFHQQVGFVFQDSIVFNMSIRENIAFSSTVTNESLQKAIDTAELTTFIESLPDKLDTIVSERGSSLSGGQKQRIMLARALAINPKVLLLDDFTARVDTNTEKKILANVEQNYPGITLISVTQKIAAIEHYDQIIVLMEGELIANGTHNHLMATSPEYVQIFNSQQSTSNYELRS; this is translated from the coding sequence ATGTCTGAAAAAGCCAAACCCGGCGCAGCGGGGCAGCCGGGAATATTTAGTCTGCTGGCTCCATATAAGGGGTTGATTATCTTGCTGTTGCTTTTTGCCTTGCTAAGTAATGGCATTAACCTTTGGTTGCCCAAGATCATTGCGGACGGGATCGACGATTACACGCACCAGCGTTTTGACCTGAAATTTACGCTGATCGAATTTTCCATAGCGGTGGTTCTGGTGTTTATTTTCGGGTACCTGCAAAGCATTATCCAGGTGTACGCTTCCGAAAAAGTAGCCCGCGATCTGCGCACCCGGCTGTCGGACAAGATCTCGCGGCAAAGCCATGCTTTTATCGAAACGGCCAATCCGTCCAAGCTGCTCACGAACCTCACGGCCGATACCGATTCGATCAAGCTTTTTGTATCCCAGGCCATTGTTTCCATCGTTTCTTCGTTGTTTATCATCATCGGTGCGAGTATACTTTTAATAAGTATCAACTGGAAACTGGCATTGACGGTGATCGCCATTATCCCGATCATCGGCGGTACATTTTTTCTGACATTGCGCAAAGTACGGGCTCTTTTTATCCAAAGCCGGGAGGTGATCGACTGGCTCAACAAGATCATTAATGAGAGCATTCTCGGCTCGGCACTGATACGGGTTGTTAATTCCCAGCAACTCGAATACGCGAAGTTCCTGGAAGCAAATACCAAAGCAAAAGACTTCGGATTGGCTATTTTGAGCCTTTTTGCAGCATTGATACCCGTTATTACATTCACCGCCAATCTATCGGGGTTGACGATTCTGGTACTTGGCGGGCATTTTGTCATTGACGGTTCGATGACGCTCGGCAGTTTTGCTGCATTCAACAGCTACCTCGGTATGCTGATCTTCCCGATCATGATCATCGGGTTCATGAGCAATGTGATCGCGCAGTCGACAGCCTCGTTCCAACGGATCTCGGCAGTCTTGAATGCGCCGGATCCCGAGGAAAAAGGGAAGGCTCAGGACGTATTAAGAGGCGATATCGAGCTGAGAAATGTGTCGGTGAAGTATGGTGAAAAGCCTGCGCTCAAAGAGGTTTCCATGTCCATCCATGCAGGTTCCAAAATAGCGGTCATTGGTCCGACAGCTGCCGGGAAAACACAACTGTTATATCTGCTCACCGGGCTGATCGCCCCACAGGAAGGAACTGTTGAGTTTGACGGAAAACCGATCGACTACTACGACAGCGAATCGTTTCACCAGCAGGTGGGGTTTGTTTTTCAGGATAGCATTGTTTTCAATATGAGTATCAGGGAGAACATTGCGTTCAGCAGCACGGTGACCAATGAATCTCTCCAAAAAGCGATAGACACTGCCGAATTGACCACATTCATTGAAAGCCTGCCCGACAAGCTGGATACCATTGTTTCGGAGCGGGGATCGAGCCTTTCGGGCGGACAAAAGCAGCGTATCATGTTGGCCCGGGCACTGGCGATCAATCCCAAAGTGTTGTTGCTCGACGATTTCACTGCTAGGGTTGATACCAACACAGAAAAGAAGATCCTCGCCAATGTGGAGCAGAACTACCCCGGCATCACATTGATTTCGGTGACCCAGAAAATCGCGGCCATTGAGCATTATGACCAGATCATTGTACTGATGGAGGGAGAATTGATCGCCAACGGTACGCACAACCACCTGATGGCCACGAGTCCGGAATACGTTCAGATTTTTAATTCACAACAGAGCACCAGCAACTATGAACTACGATCTTAA
- a CDS encoding RagB/SusD family nutrient uptake outer membrane protein: MKILNICMLLLLMVSASCENNLEEVPLSFFEESNSFNSAADATSAINAVYDRLKGVYGMTMINLADLNGDECQVREENGGGTEIHKNLFNSGTGLFDQFYTASYVLIDRANRVIGNVPKITMDVKLRDQIVGEAKFIRALAYFNLVRAFGDVPLVTAVSNDVVNVQIPRDAQEQVYQQIIQDLQEAEKVLPVKFTADTEIGRATSGAAKSILAKVYLTRKDWTNAAAKAKEVIDSKAYSLVPDYHDLFVPEKENGPEHIFSIQYSCVLPTYGSQMAVSFAIFFTYPINLTGGTYQVVPAFASSFQQGDYRKEVTVITEKKLANGTIVASRTGPHTDKYWDPLACGESSARNNFIVTRYADVLLMYAEALNELGAPTAEAYNAINLVRARARNGAAATVLPDLAGLSQAQFRDAVLQERGWELSFEGHRRWDLLRTGKYVEAMKAIGVTADAKHLLYPIPLQEIDVNPALVQNAGY; the protein is encoded by the coding sequence ATGAAAATATTAAACATATGTATGCTGCTCCTGCTGATGGTTTCGGCATCTTGTGAAAATAACCTGGAAGAAGTACCGCTCAGCTTTTTCGAAGAATCCAATTCATTCAATTCCGCCGCCGATGCAACGTCCGCGATCAACGCGGTTTATGACCGGCTGAAAGGCGTTTACGGAATGACAATGATCAACCTGGCTGACCTGAATGGGGACGAATGTCAGGTGCGGGAAGAGAATGGCGGTGGTACAGAGATCCACAAAAACCTGTTCAATAGCGGTACAGGGCTGTTTGACCAGTTTTATACAGCGAGCTACGTTCTGATCGACCGGGCAAACCGGGTCATTGGCAATGTTCCCAAGATTACAATGGACGTGAAGCTTCGCGACCAGATCGTTGGTGAAGCGAAGTTTATCCGCGCGCTGGCCTACTTCAATCTCGTCCGGGCCTTTGGCGATGTGCCGCTGGTAACCGCTGTGAGCAATGATGTGGTCAATGTGCAAATCCCGCGCGACGCGCAGGAGCAGGTGTACCAGCAGATCATCCAGGATTTGCAGGAGGCTGAAAAGGTACTGCCCGTCAAATTCACGGCAGATACGGAAATCGGCCGCGCTACTTCGGGGGCGGCCAAATCCATTCTTGCCAAAGTATACCTGACCCGCAAAGACTGGACGAATGCTGCCGCAAAAGCAAAGGAAGTCATTGATTCAAAAGCATATAGCCTCGTACCTGATTATCATGACCTGTTTGTTCCTGAAAAAGAGAATGGTCCCGAACACATTTTTTCCATTCAGTACAGCTGCGTGCTGCCCACTTATGGAAGCCAGATGGCCGTCAGCTTTGCCATCTTTTTTACTTATCCTATCAACCTCACGGGCGGTACCTACCAGGTAGTACCAGCATTTGCAAGCTCCTTCCAACAAGGCGATTACCGCAAAGAAGTAACGGTGATCACGGAGAAAAAACTGGCGAACGGCACGATAGTAGCGTCGAGGACAGGCCCGCATACGGATAAATACTGGGACCCTTTGGCTTGCGGAGAGTCGTCGGCGCGGAACAATTTCATCGTAACCCGCTATGCCGACGTGCTCCTGATGTACGCCGAAGCATTGAACGAGTTGGGTGCTCCGACGGCCGAGGCTTACAATGCGATCAACCTGGTGAGGGCAAGAGCCCGAAATGGGGCTGCGGCTACTGTATTACCCGATCTGGCCGGGCTTTCTCAGGCACAGTTCCGGGATGCGGTTTTGCAGGAACGGGGCTGGGAGCTAAGTTTTGAAGGTCACCGGCGCTGGGATCTGCTGCGGACCGGCAAGTATGTGGAGGCGATGAAAGCGATTGGCGTTACTGCCGATGCCAAACATTTGCTCTACCCGATACCTCTTCAGGAAATCGACGTCAACCCGGCACTTGTGCAGAATGCGGGTTATTAA
- a CDS encoding ABC transporter ATP-binding protein encodes MNYDLNKLSEPEQKTSTYKALGKLLKLISHEQKNLSLAFLAIILNTSVNLFGPFLIGHAIDKYVVTKQFHGLLVFGGILLGMYLIGLVTSYQQTILMGGVGQRLLFTLRNAIFNKLQQLPVAFFNQNKAGDLISRVNNDTDKLNQFFSQSLMQFVGSIFTMLGAGIFLLAINVRLGAAALLPAVLILVFTMVLSPWVKSSNAKNLKSTGGLSAEIQESLSNFKVVIAFNRRDYFRKRFQLANLDNYQTSIRAGLANNIFMPVYTLFSNIAQLIVLTYGIYLISMGEFTIGLLVSYLAYAVHFYNPLRQLAALWTNFQVAMAGWDRISHILTLETNLTALPETETVAGPLLEFRNVHFGYDTKEILHHVSFKLERGKTYALVGPTGGGKTTTASLIARLYDPKEGTVLLDGKDIRSYSAEERSQKIGFILQEPFLFSGTIRENILYGNEQLKDHSNEKLEQVILSANMGEILALFDDGLDTKVTSAGDSISLGQKQLIAFMRAVLRSPEVLILDEATANIDTVTEKLLGNILKQLPDSTTQVIIAHRLNTIESADEIFFVNSGEVNRAGSLDDAMHMLLKDNRTS; translated from the coding sequence ATGAACTACGATCTTAACAAACTTTCGGAGCCGGAGCAGAAAACTTCCACCTACAAGGCGCTCGGAAAACTATTGAAGCTGATCTCTCATGAGCAAAAAAACCTCTCGCTGGCGTTTCTCGCGATCATTCTCAATACGTCTGTCAATTTGTTCGGGCCTTTCCTGATCGGTCACGCCATTGATAAATATGTGGTTACCAAGCAATTTCATGGCTTACTGGTTTTTGGCGGGATCCTGCTGGGAATGTACCTGATCGGACTCGTCACTTCGTACCAGCAGACGATCCTGATGGGCGGGGTAGGGCAGCGGCTCCTGTTTACATTGCGCAATGCCATTTTTAACAAATTACAACAGCTACCCGTCGCGTTTTTCAATCAGAACAAGGCAGGCGACCTTATTTCAAGGGTCAATAATGATACCGATAAATTGAACCAGTTCTTTTCACAGTCACTGATGCAGTTTGTGGGCAGTATTTTCACCATGCTCGGCGCGGGGATTTTTCTCCTGGCGATCAATGTCAGGCTGGGTGCTGCAGCGCTGTTACCGGCGGTACTAATCCTGGTCTTCACAATGGTGTTGTCGCCGTGGGTGAAAAGCAGCAATGCCAAAAACCTGAAAAGTACCGGTGGGCTGAGTGCCGAAATTCAGGAGAGTCTTAGCAATTTCAAAGTCGTGATCGCATTCAACCGTAGAGATTATTTCAGAAAACGCTTTCAACTGGCTAATTTGGACAATTACCAAACCTCGATCCGGGCGGGACTGGCCAATAACATTTTTATGCCCGTCTACACGCTGTTTTCCAATATTGCCCAACTGATTGTCCTCACCTATGGTATTTATCTGATCAGCATGGGTGAGTTCACCATTGGTTTGCTGGTAAGCTACCTGGCGTATGCCGTCCATTTTTACAATCCATTGAGGCAGCTGGCTGCGTTATGGACCAACTTTCAGGTGGCTATGGCAGGCTGGGACCGCATTTCGCACATTCTTACCCTGGAAACGAACTTGACCGCCCTGCCGGAAACCGAAACGGTTGCCGGACCATTACTGGAATTCAGAAATGTGCATTTCGGATATGATACCAAGGAAATATTACATCATGTAAGCTTCAAGTTGGAACGCGGCAAAACCTACGCGTTGGTAGGTCCAACAGGCGGCGGTAAAACGACCACTGCTTCGCTGATAGCCCGCCTCTACGATCCAAAAGAGGGTACCGTTTTGCTGGACGGCAAAGATATCCGTAGTTACAGCGCCGAAGAACGCAGCCAAAAGATTGGTTTCATTTTGCAGGAGCCATTCCTGTTCAGCGGCACGATCCGCGAAAACATCCTTTATGGCAATGAGCAATTGAAGGATCATTCCAATGAAAAGCTCGAACAGGTGATCCTGAGTGCTAATATGGGCGAGATACTGGCCCTGTTTGATGACGGACTGGATACGAAAGTAACTTCTGCGGGCGATAGCATTAGTCTGGGCCAAAAACAGTTGATCGCATTCATGCGAGCCGTTTTGCGGAGCCCGGAGGTATTGATCCTCGACGAAGCGACGGCCAATATCGATACGGTTACGGAGAAATTACTAGGTAATATTTTGAAACAGCTTCCCGATTCTACCACCCAGGTTATTATCGCGCACCGGCTGAATACCATTGAGAGCGCGGACGAGATATTTTTCGTGAATTCGGGAGAGGTAAACCGGGCAGGTTCGCTGGACGATGCTATGCATATGCTACTGAAAGACAACAGGACCAGTTAA